TATTAACTTTGGAGATAATTTTTGGTAATTCATCTGTATTTCTTTGGGGATAAGCGGGTTGGTCTACCCAATTTCCAGTGAGTACCCACCAAGCAACTTCAAGTAAAAAACTTTTACCTAGTCCATTATCCCCAGTAAAAATGTTGAGTCTATCAGCAAATTCAACATCAAATTGGGAAGCAGGTCCAACAGAATTTAAATGAAGTTCTTTTAGCATTTGACTACTCCTTTAGACCTTCACCATATTAAAAGCTACTGGGTCTAGTTTCCAGTTAACGCAACGCCCAGCTAACAGAAAAACTGCAAACCCGTCGTCACATCAACGCAAAAACTAGACCCAGTATAAAATTTGAGACAATTAGATTTTAAATCCTAGCGTCTGTTACCACCACGGTAAGGAACTGCACTGAGATAATCAATATCAAATGCAGAAAGCTTTTGACCGTAGTTTCCTTTGCCACTCATAGATGCTGCCATGTCCGCATATTTGCGGGGGTCGCCTTCGGGGAGGCGTTTTTCTTGGAACTTGCGGGTGTAGAACTTCTCCAAGGTGAAGCGCCAATCGGTTTCGACTGTACCAACTTTTTCGCGGAAGTCTTCGCCGTAACGAGGAGTTACCAAGTTGTGGGGACGACCTTCCATGCGTTTGCGTTGGTAGGGTACGATATTATCACCAAAGCTGTTGGTGTACTCTTCGCTGTCTACTAAAGCATCAACGAAGCCGCCAAAACCTTTGGTAGCAATAACGATTGACCAAGCAATTTGTTCGTCTTTGTTGTAAGACGCACGGCCTAATACACGCTTGAGAGTGATGTCTACTAAACGGTAGTTGTTGTTTGACGAGACAACTAAACGATAGAAGGCTTCAGACTTGGTTAAACCTCTGATGAAGTCCCGCACAGATAGGGAACCAGTTTTCAGTTGAGATTCTAAAGTCTTCTGGCGGTTGAACTTGAGGATTTCATGTTCACTGAAAATTTGGCGATAGGCTGCCCAAATGATGCTCTGGATATCAGTGTAAGAACTGACATCTTCAATGCGGTAGATATATGGTGTATCTTCATTCAGGTCAGCCACACCAAAACTCGCGACTCGGTGATTTTGACTGCTGGGTTTGTATTGAAGTAATGGCAGAGACATACTGCGTTCTTCCTTTTATTAACAATGTGAACAAAAAGCTGACTCGGAAAACTCAAGGAGGTTTGAATCCTCAAACCCTCACTGATGCTTTACTCATTCTCCCCCATTATGTTGATAGGTAGAGCTAATTCCGAAGTAATTTAGCGCACGGGGAAATTGGCGCTGGAATTGATGGAAACCGGAATACCTTGGGGGTTGATATCCCTGGCCATGTCGGGAATTTCAACGCTGGCGAGGTTAACTGGTGTAAACTTCAGCATCTTGATTTCGATGGAGTTGGCTAATTCCATGAAGTTCTTGATGTCGCCTGCTTTATAGCGCGCATCTTCTAACTTGTCGCGCCAGTAGTTACCGTAGCGGGGTGTGACTAAATTAAAGGGTCTATCTTTGTTGCGTCGCCGTTGGTAGGGAACTATATTGTCGCCAAAGTTGCTTTGATACTCTTGAGAGTTAATTAAAGCATCAACAAAACCATTCCAGCCGAGGGTGGCTATTTTGATTGACCAAGCAATTTCTTCGTCTTTGTTGTAAGACGCACGACCTAAAATCCGTTTGAGGGCAATGTCTACCAACCGATAGTTAGAGTTGGTCTGCACTACCAAATTCCGGAAGGCTTCGGACTTAGCTAAACCCCGGATGAAGTCGCGCACGGTAATGGCTCGATTCTTGATCTGAGATTCTAAGTTGGTCTGGCGATAGAATTTGAGGATTTCATGTTCGCTAAAAAGCTGCCGATAAGCTGCCCAAATTAATTCTTGGACTTCACTATCAAAAGCACAGTCTTCGATGCGGTAAATCCTGGGTGTATCTTCGTTAGGGACTTCGTAACCAGCTACGCGCTGATTTTGGGAACTGGGTTTGTATTCTAGTAAAGGGATTGTCATTTTAGTTATCAGTTATCAGTTGTTTGAGTTTGATGACTTAGTTGGTAGGATTTGCAGGGATGTAACGATAAGGTAGAGCCACCGCTACAGGTTTCATGGTTGGTTGGGGAGTACCAATTTCGCGGGAGTTGTCGGGAATCTTGATATCTTTGATTTGTGAGGTGACTGTAGCTACTGTTCGTTGGTAGTTACGTTCGGGGGCGAGAATTTCCCCGGCCATACTCATGAAATTGGCAGGAATAACTCGACGAATATCTTCTTTGCTTAAATATCCGCTGGTACGGGCGCTATAGAAGGAACGACCACCGATAGATTCCAACATCATGCGATCGCGCCAGTATGAACCGTAGCGAGGATTCACTAAGTTAAAGGGTCTGTCTTTATAGCGACGGCGTTGGAAGGGTACGATGTCATCGCCAAAGTTTTGCAGATATTCTTCACTGTCTAACAAGCTATCGATGAAACCGTGTAATCCTTTAGTACCAATGACAATCGACCAGGCAATTTCCTCGTCTTTGTTGTAGGCGGCGCGTCCGACAAACCGCTTTAAGGTGATGTCAACTAAGCGGTAGTTGGTGTTGATATCTGCTACTTGTGTGCGGTAAACTTCCGATTTACCTAATCCCCGGATAAAATCGCGGACGTTAATTGCCCGATTTCGCAGTTGAGATTCCAGAAATTTCTGGCGATTGCTTTCGATGATTAAGTGTTCGCTAAAGATTTGCCGATATGCTGCCCAGATGATGGCATCAATATCTGTATCTGAGGTAGCATCTGCTAACCGATACATCGTGGGCGTGTCTTCGTTGGGTACTTCGTAGCCTTCAACACGCTGATTTTGCGTGGTAAATGAATAATTCAGTAATGGTATTGACATATTTACTTTTTCCTTGTTTTATGATATGTAAGGCAAGAGTCAGGAAATAGCCAGATGCACACGAGCGCGAATTGCTTTTTCGTCATCAGTGGCTAGCATCTGGTCTAGTCTCGTCCGAATGGTTTGCTGCAAATCAGGTATTTTCGCCAAGGCTTGTAAACCGACAACAGCAGCATAACGGATTGACCACTCTGAGTCTTGGGAAATTAGCAACAAGGTTTCCAATGCTTTTTTCAGCGCTGTTTCCCTCTCGGCAGATTCGAGTTTATGCCAGTTTAAATTTCCCAATCCCTTGGCAGCAGCGCGGCGGACACTGGGAGCAAAGTCTGTAGCTGCGGCTGTGATTAAAACGTCTATGGCACGGGGGTCTGCGATCGCTGCTAAAGTACGAATCGAATAAGCCCGTGCGCCATAGTTATAATCGTCTATTTGGGATAGCAATTGTGGCACTGCTATTTCTCCCATTTCGGTCAATGCTGCCGCCGCCACCGTCGCTGCGGATGGGTTGTTATAACCAAACACCGCAATTAACGTGGGAATAGCGGCGACATCTTTTGCTGCTGCCAAGTTTTGTACTGCCGTTACCATATTGGCTGGTGTATCTGCCTGGGCGACGGCACGAATTAATTCCTCAGTCAAATCCTGCGCTCCAATTCATGATTGATAATTCATAGTACGTAGTTACGAATTACGAATTACGAATTACGAACTACGAATTATTACAAAAGTGAATCCATCAAGTTCATCACCTGGATAGCATTGTCAGAAACAGACAAAACATCTAACTCTGGGGTGAGTTGATGCTCTAGTAATCCTTTCAGGGCAATGAGTTTGAAGCTATTTTCTGCTTTAGCGATCGCGATCGCTTCTGCTGCTGTCATGTAACCAATTGCACCCAAATCCGCTAAAACCAGGCGGCGCAATTTCAGATCACCACTGGACAACGTTTTCACTAATCTATCCCCATAGGCG
The Nodularia sp. LEGE 06071 genome window above contains:
- a CDS encoding phycobilisome rod-core linker polypeptide, with amino-acid sequence MSLPLLQYKPSSQNHRVASFGVADLNEDTPYIYRIEDVSSYTDIQSIIWAAYRQIFSEHEILKFNRQKTLESQLKTGSLSVRDFIRGLTKSEAFYRLVVSSNNNYRLVDITLKRVLGRASYNKDEQIAWSIVIATKGFGGFVDALVDSEEYTNSFGDNIVPYQRKRMEGRPHNLVTPRYGEDFREKVGTVETDWRFTLEKFYTRKFQEKRLPEGDPRKYADMAASMSGKGNYGQKLSAFDIDYLSAVPYRGGNRR
- a CDS encoding phycobilisome rod-core linker polypeptide produces the protein MTIPLLEYKPSSQNQRVAGYEVPNEDTPRIYRIEDCAFDSEVQELIWAAYRQLFSEHEILKFYRQTNLESQIKNRAITVRDFIRGLAKSEAFRNLVVQTNSNYRLVDIALKRILGRASYNKDEEIAWSIKIATLGWNGFVDALINSQEYQSNFGDNIVPYQRRRNKDRPFNLVTPRYGNYWRDKLEDARYKAGDIKNFMELANSIEIKMLKFTPVNLASVEIPDMARDINPQGIPVSINSSANFPVR
- a CDS encoding phycobilisome rod-core linker polypeptide, with the protein product MSIPLLNYSFTTQNQRVEGYEVPNEDTPTMYRLADATSDTDIDAIIWAAYRQIFSEHLIIESNRQKFLESQLRNRAINVRDFIRGLGKSEVYRTQVADINTNYRLVDITLKRFVGRAAYNKDEEIAWSIVIGTKGLHGFIDSLLDSEEYLQNFGDDIVPFQRRRYKDRPFNLVNPRYGSYWRDRMMLESIGGRSFYSARTSGYLSKEDIRRVIPANFMSMAGEILAPERNYQRTVATVTSQIKDIKIPDNSREIGTPQPTMKPVAVALPYRYIPANPTN
- a CDS encoding HEAT repeat domain-containing protein, which encodes MTEELIRAVAQADTPANMVTAVQNLAAAKDVAAIPTLIAVFGYNNPSAATVAAAALTEMGEIAVPQLLSQIDDYNYGARAYSIRTLAAIADPRAIDVLITAAATDFAPSVRRAAAKGLGNLNWHKLESAERETALKKALETLLLISQDSEWSIRYAAVVGLQALAKIPDLQQTIRTRLDQMLATDDEKAIRARVHLAIS